The following proteins are encoded in a genomic region of Nicotiana sylvestris chromosome 4, ASM39365v2, whole genome shotgun sequence:
- the LOC138889360 gene encoding secreted RxLR effector protein 161-like: MHDSKKGFLPFRHGISLSKDQSPKTDEEIEKMKVVPYGSVVGSLMYAMLCTRPDIYYAISVVSRFQSNPGREYWTAVKHIIKYLKRIRDYIPVYHSDELVPIEYTDSDFQSDKDSRKSTSGNVFTLGGGTISWRSIKQTCVINSTKEVEYVAASEAAKEAVWLRNFLRELNVVPSIQALITVIIVVWLQIQRRHEAIKE; this comes from the coding sequence ATGCATGATTCCAAGAAAGGATTTCTCCCTTTCAGGCATGGAATTTCTCTATCTAAAGATCAGTCTCCTAAAACTGATGAAGAGATAGAAAAGATGAAGGTGGTCCCTTATGGATCTGTTGTGGGGAGTCTGATGTATGCTATgttatgtactagacctgatatctaCTATGCCATTAGCGTTGTTAGCAGATTTCAGTCTAATCCTGGGAGAGAGTATTGGACAGCGGTTAAGCATATAATCAAGTACCTGAAAAGGATTAGGGATTATATACCAGTCTACCATTCGGATGAACTTGTGCCTATTGAGTACACTGATTCGGATTTCCAATCAGATAAAGATTCTAGAAAGTCTACCTCAGGAAATGTGTTTACTCTGGGAGGTGGAACAATAAGTTGGAGGAGCATCAAGCAAACTTGTGTTATTAATTCCACCAAGGAAGTCGAATATGTGGCTGCCTCTGAGGCAGCCAAAGAGGCAGTTTGGCTCAGGAACTTCCTAAGAGAGTTGAATGTAGTTCCCTCGATTCAAGCACTAATAACTGTGATAATAGTGGTGTGGTTGCAAATTCAAAGGAGACACGAAGCCATAAAAGAGTAA